From Phycisphaerae bacterium, the proteins below share one genomic window:
- a CDS encoding HTH domain-containing protein: protein MSLTLTIDGDQLCRLVKICKLIGNGRPAMFDKLKRQMKASRRTIFRDFKDLEKMGIQYKLDRRGYRIPQKPSACRKLIVAYQMKAVNRLLAKCK, encoded by the coding sequence ATGTCGCTCACCCTCACGATCGACGGCGACCAGCTTTGCCGGCTGGTGAAGATCTGCAAGCTCATCGGCAACGGCCGGCCGGCGATGTTTGACAAGCTAAAGCGCCAGATGAAGGCCTCGCGGCGGACGATCTTCCGCGACTTCAAGGACCTCGAGAAGATGGGCATCCAATACAAGCTGGACCGCAGGGGCTACCGCATCCCCCAGAAACCCTCCGCCTGCCGCAAGCTCATCGTGGCCTACCAGATGAAGGCGGTGAACCGGCTGCTGGCGAAGTGTAAGTAG